A genomic window from Serratia liquefaciens includes:
- a CDS encoding siderophore-interacting protein — translation MSGASSYRIFDITLKVKENVSPSLLRCVFEGPDVHRMKLEAPDQRIKLLFPAQEGQILRLENSDDWYRDYMAIPKEQRPVMRTYTLRALRAEQNQMDVEFVLHGVNGPASAWATHAKPGDVIQTVAPNADFDGDSGGYEWVPPSELQQALLIADETAVPAAVGILEQLAQRANPPQVQAFFEVPVAGDCLNMDRFPFAEVYWLPRDVGHQQMHGTLLVESVRQRVNIPESARTQAQSLAENSLGGDLLWERAEGAKSFYAWVAAESSAVKALRRYLIGERDLDRSTVNFMAYWC, via the coding sequence ATGTCCGGTGCATCAAGCTACAGAATTTTTGATATCACACTGAAAGTCAAAGAAAATGTGTCTCCCTCCTTGCTGCGCTGCGTTTTCGAGGGACCGGACGTCCATCGCATGAAGCTGGAAGCGCCGGATCAGCGCATCAAACTGTTGTTCCCGGCCCAAGAGGGGCAGATCCTGCGTCTGGAAAACAGCGACGACTGGTATCGCGACTATATGGCAATACCGAAAGAGCAACGCCCGGTGATGCGCACCTATACGCTGCGGGCGCTGCGTGCCGAACAGAATCAAATGGACGTCGAGTTTGTGCTGCATGGCGTGAACGGCCCGGCCTCTGCGTGGGCGACCCATGCCAAACCGGGGGATGTTATTCAAACCGTTGCCCCCAATGCCGATTTTGACGGTGACAGCGGCGGTTACGAGTGGGTGCCCCCGAGCGAGCTGCAGCAGGCCCTGTTGATCGCCGACGAGACGGCGGTACCGGCGGCGGTAGGCATTCTGGAACAGCTGGCGCAGCGGGCCAATCCACCGCAGGTACAGGCTTTCTTCGAGGTTCCTGTGGCAGGCGACTGCCTGAATATGGACCGCTTCCCGTTTGCCGAGGTGTATTGGTTGCCGCGCGACGTCGGGCATCAGCAGATGCACGGCACGCTGCTGGTGGAGTCGGTGCGCCAGCGGGTAAATATTCCCGAATCGGCACGGACGCAAGCGCAGTCGCTGGCGGAAAACAGTTTGGGCGGCGATCTGCTGTGGGAACGAGCCGAAGGGGCGAAAAGTTTCTACGCTTGGGTTGCGGCAGAGTCTTCCGCGGTGAAGGCGTTGCGCCGTTATCTGATTGGCGAACGCGATCTCGATCGCTCCACCGTTAACTTTATGGCGTACTGGTGTTGA
- a CDS encoding type II toxin-antitoxin system RelE/ParE family toxin — protein sequence MPQLIWTPAALLDIQRLYRFLAAKDRQAAQKAIASIRSSVNILAHHPQAGRPVEDMEIEFREWPIDFGNSGYIALYHFDGSTAVLLAVRHQSEVSY from the coding sequence GTGCCACAACTGATATGGACGCCTGCCGCACTGCTCGATATTCAGCGCTTGTACCGATTTCTGGCGGCCAAAGATCGCCAGGCTGCGCAAAAGGCCATCGCATCCATTCGTAGCAGCGTCAATATCCTGGCCCATCATCCTCAGGCCGGTCGGCCCGTTGAAGATATGGAAATTGAGTTTAGGGAATGGCCGATCGATTTCGGCAACAGCGGCTATATTGCCCTGTATCACTTTGATGGCAGCACCGCTGTACTGCTGGCGGTGCGCCATCAAAGTGAAGTCAGTTATTGA
- a CDS encoding CopG family ribbon-helix-helix protein, whose translation MTTATSIKIDDELKQRVQQIATTRQRSAHWIMREAIREYVEREEKREALRKDALQAWETYQTNGKHLTQDEADHWLANLEKGDDTEIPECHN comes from the coding sequence ATGACTACGGCTACATCGATAAAAATTGATGATGAGCTCAAGCAACGGGTGCAACAAATCGCGACCACGCGTCAGCGAAGTGCGCACTGGATTATGCGTGAGGCGATCCGTGAATACGTCGAGCGAGAAGAAAAGCGCGAAGCGCTGCGCAAAGACGCACTACAAGCCTGGGAAACGTATCAGACCAATGGTAAACATCTGACCCAAGACGAGGCTGATCATTGGCTCGCTAACCTGGAAAAAGGTGATGATACGGAGATACCGGAGTGCCACAACTGA
- the hpxZ gene encoding oxalurate catabolism protein HpxZ, with the protein MKSEYIDRPAVLAEVNAAFYRYEQALVGNDIEVLDELFWHDGRTVRYGATENLYGIDQIRDFRQQRPSKGLDRLLENTVITTYGDDMAVASTEFRRPGSESVGRQMQTWVKLPCGWRIVAAHVSLMA; encoded by the coding sequence ATGAAAAGTGAGTATATCGATCGTCCGGCGGTGCTGGCTGAGGTGAACGCCGCCTTTTACCGTTACGAACAGGCGCTGGTCGGCAATGATATTGAAGTGCTGGATGAGTTGTTTTGGCACGATGGTCGCACCGTCCGTTACGGCGCGACGGAGAATTTGTACGGCATCGATCAGATCCGTGACTTCCGCCAACAACGTCCTTCCAAAGGGTTGGATCGCCTATTGGAGAACACCGTTATCACCACCTACGGTGACGATATGGCCGTCGCCAGTACCGAATTCCGCCGCCCCGGCAGCGAAAGCGTTGGCCGCCAGATGCAAACCTGGGTCAAACTCCCCTGCGGCTGGCGTATCGTCGCCGCGCACGTGAGCTTGATGGCTTAA
- a CDS encoding AtzE family amidohydrolase, whose product MNSLSTLSIAEIRAALKQGAISAREIAQQTLENIDALDPALNAYTHITRERMLSEADHLDRARAKGLPLPSLAAIPYAVKNLFDVTGETTLAGASLFSDNPPAKQDAWAIGRLAGQGALLSGMLNMDAYAYGFTTENSHYGATRNPHDTTRIAGGSSGGSAAAVAAGLVTFSLGSDTNGSIRVPASLCGVFGLKPTFGRLSRSGSQPFVASLDHLGPFARRVRDLAAVYDVMQGTDIEDRFQADKPVTQTESLLPRGQQGLRCAVLGGYFQQWCNDDAKTAVRQVAQALEAVAEVEFPQAELARSAAFIISAAEGGNQYLPLLRSQPNRFEPLSRERLLAGAMLPSAWYVQAQRFRTHFQQQVLPLFERWDILIAPATPCSATPIGQETMHINGTDLPIRASMGMLTQPVSFLGLPVVTVPLRTASGLPIGLQLIAPPWREDLALRAAYALEQRGVARCVLPGKQD is encoded by the coding sequence ATGAATTCGTTAAGTACCCTATCGATCGCCGAGATCCGCGCGGCCCTGAAGCAAGGTGCGATTTCTGCACGTGAGATTGCCCAACAAACGTTAGAGAATATTGACGCACTGGATCCGGCGCTGAACGCCTATACCCATATCACGCGCGAACGCATGTTGAGCGAAGCCGATCACCTCGATCGCGCACGTGCCAAAGGTCTTCCATTGCCGAGCCTGGCGGCGATCCCTTACGCGGTAAAAAACCTGTTCGACGTCACCGGCGAAACCACCCTGGCGGGTGCCAGCCTGTTCAGCGATAACCCGCCGGCCAAACAGGACGCCTGGGCGATCGGCAGACTGGCCGGACAAGGCGCCTTGCTGTCAGGCATGCTGAATATGGACGCCTATGCCTACGGTTTTACCACCGAAAACAGCCACTACGGCGCGACGCGTAACCCGCACGACACTACGCGTATTGCCGGTGGCTCCTCAGGCGGTTCAGCGGCGGCGGTCGCTGCCGGGCTGGTGACATTTTCCCTCGGTAGCGACACCAATGGGTCCATACGCGTACCCGCGTCGCTGTGCGGCGTCTTTGGGCTGAAGCCAACCTTTGGCCGTCTGTCACGCAGCGGTAGTCAGCCATTCGTCGCCAGTCTGGATCATCTCGGCCCCTTTGCCCGCCGGGTACGCGATCTGGCGGCGGTGTATGACGTGATGCAGGGCACGGATATCGAAGACCGTTTTCAGGCGGATAAACCGGTCACGCAAACCGAATCGCTGTTGCCCCGTGGCCAACAAGGCCTGCGTTGCGCGGTGCTGGGCGGGTATTTTCAGCAGTGGTGCAACGATGACGCTAAAACCGCCGTAAGGCAGGTCGCGCAGGCATTGGAGGCCGTGGCTGAAGTTGAATTTCCGCAGGCCGAACTGGCCCGCTCGGCGGCGTTTATCATCAGCGCCGCCGAGGGGGGCAATCAATATCTGCCGCTGTTGCGCAGCCAGCCGAACCGCTTTGAACCGCTGTCGCGTGAACGCCTGCTGGCCGGCGCCATGCTGCCCTCCGCCTGGTATGTACAGGCGCAGCGCTTTCGTACCCATTTTCAGCAACAGGTGCTGCCGTTGTTCGAACGCTGGGACATCCTCATCGCCCCGGCAACGCCCTGTAGCGCCACGCCGATCGGCCAGGAAACCATGCATATCAACGGCACGGATCTGCCGATCCGCGCCAGTATGGGCATGCTGACGCAGCCTGTCTCTTTCCTCGGCCTGCCGGTAGTGACGGTGCCGCTGAGAACCGCCTCTGGCCTGCCGATAGGCCTGCAACTGATTGCCCCGCCCTGGCGGGAGGATCTGGCACTGCGAGCCGCTTACGCTCTGGAACAACGAGGCGTGGCGAGATGTGTTTTACCGGGAAAACAGGACTAA
- the hpxX gene encoding oxalurate catabolism protein HpxX produces the protein MKNQPAVDWAAYISQMEAILALEMDDARRQELLIQFNRIAALAEPLMAFPLDPRMEIAGVYRA, from the coding sequence ATGAAAAACCAACCTGCCGTCGACTGGGCGGCCTATATCAGCCAAATGGAAGCGATACTGGCGCTGGAAATGGATGACGCGCGCCGTCAGGAACTGCTGATCCAGTTCAATCGCATCGCTGCACTGGCGGAACCCTTGATGGCCTTTCCGCTCGATCCACGCATGGAGATCGCAGGAGTGTATCGCGCATGA
- a CDS encoding gamma-glutamyltransferase family protein, producing the protein MINSNTAPLGMAVTPHHLASESALAVLREGGNAIEAMVAAAATIAVVYPHMNGLGGDGFWLIVPPQGDPVAIDASGAAGSLATLDFYAGESHIPHRGPRAALTVAGTVGGWREALDYSSELGGEQLPLPRLLADAIRYAADGIPVTASQEAATRSKYHELADVEHFARTYLPQGEIPLAGQRFCQPQLADTLIALAEDGLDSFYRGPLAQSIATDMARLGMPLTAQDLADYRPRRRTPLRLEHQKGEVFNLTPPTQGLVSLAILGLTDRLPLASKSEGAVVHGIVEATKLAFGLRDQFITDPRQMTQDPQALLTTERLDALAQRIDHEHAAAWGKGKGPGDTVWMGVMDSSGLAVSFIQSIYHEFGSGVVLPQSGILWQNRGASFSLDAAHLLALAPGKQPFHTLNPAAARLYDGRTLVYGSMGGDGQPQTQAAVFVRHVVQGLPLQQAISAPRWLLGRTWGESSDSLKLEGRFSAETVDYLRQRGHDVELLPDFSEAVGHAGAIVRHTNGMLEGAFDPRSNGSAAGF; encoded by the coding sequence ATGATTAACAGCAATACCGCGCCATTGGGCATGGCCGTCACGCCTCACCACCTCGCCAGCGAAAGCGCGCTGGCGGTTTTGCGTGAAGGGGGGAACGCCATCGAAGCCATGGTGGCCGCCGCCGCGACTATCGCCGTGGTTTATCCGCACATGAATGGCCTGGGCGGTGACGGCTTCTGGCTGATTGTTCCTCCCCAGGGCGATCCGGTGGCGATCGACGCCAGCGGTGCCGCCGGTTCGCTGGCCACGCTGGATTTTTATGCGGGCGAAAGCCACATCCCACATCGCGGCCCCAGAGCGGCGCTGACCGTTGCCGGCACCGTAGGCGGCTGGCGCGAAGCGCTAGACTATTCCAGCGAGCTGGGCGGCGAACAGCTGCCGCTACCGCGCCTGCTGGCCGATGCCATTCGCTATGCGGCGGACGGCATTCCGGTCACCGCCTCGCAGGAGGCCGCCACACGCAGCAAATATCATGAACTGGCGGATGTGGAACATTTTGCTCGCACTTATTTGCCGCAGGGGGAAATCCCCCTTGCCGGGCAGCGTTTCTGCCAGCCACAGTTAGCGGATACCCTGATTGCCCTGGCCGAAGACGGATTAGACAGCTTCTATCGCGGCCCACTGGCACAAAGCATCGCGACCGACATGGCCCGGCTGGGCATGCCGCTCACCGCACAAGATCTGGCGGATTATCGGCCACGGCGGCGCACGCCGTTGCGACTTGAGCACCAGAAAGGCGAGGTCTTCAATCTCACCCCCCCCACTCAGGGCCTGGTGTCGCTGGCGATCCTCGGTTTGACCGATCGCCTGCCCCTTGCCAGCAAAAGCGAAGGCGCAGTAGTGCATGGCATCGTCGAGGCCACCAAGCTGGCTTTCGGTCTGCGTGACCAATTCATCACCGATCCACGCCAAATGACGCAGGATCCGCAGGCACTCCTGACGACCGAACGCCTGGATGCGCTGGCACAGCGTATCGATCATGAGCATGCCGCAGCCTGGGGCAAAGGCAAGGGGCCTGGTGATACCGTCTGGATGGGCGTGATGGACAGCAGCGGTCTGGCGGTGTCCTTTATCCAAAGCATTTACCACGAATTCGGCAGCGGCGTGGTATTGCCGCAAAGTGGCATCCTGTGGCAAAACCGCGGTGCTTCCTTCAGCCTGGATGCCGCCCATCTGCTGGCACTGGCACCGGGCAAACAACCTTTCCACACCCTGAACCCAGCGGCGGCTCGCCTGTATGACGGGCGCACGTTGGTGTATGGCTCCATGGGCGGCGATGGTCAGCCGCAAACCCAGGCGGCGGTGTTTGTTCGCCATGTGGTGCAGGGTCTGCCGCTGCAGCAAGCGATCAGTGCGCCGCGCTGGCTGCTGGGCCGCACCTGGGGTGAAAGCTCTGACTCACTGAAGCTGGAAGGTCGCTTTAGCGCGGAAACCGTCGACTACCTGCGCCAACGGGGCCACGACGTGGAGTTGTTACCGGACTTTAGCGAAGCGGTCGGCCACGCCGGCGCCATTGTTCGCCATACGAACGGCATGCTTGAAGGGGCTTTCGATCCCCGCAGCAACGGCAGTGCCGCCGGCTTCTAG
- a CDS encoding MurR/RpiR family transcriptional regulator yields MKQIDERLRGEYSQLTPQEQRVADFIFDHFDDLISYNSAELARLSGVSKATVSRLFKRLGYPSYRAMRGELRTLRQSGMPLTDNRDAVQGNTLLARHYKQEMANLTQWVNHIDAGQFNAVIAALVQARRVVLMGFRNSYPIAMHLRQQLMQVREQVLLMPQPGQTLAEELVDLDHGDVAVVVAFRRRPRQLRALLTQLQIQQVPTLLVCEPQAQSLIPLANWHLAAPLDSVSAFDSYSAAMSLVNLLSNALLHETLAQGRQRIHQIADLYGDLDELEQR; encoded by the coding sequence ATGAAGCAGATCGATGAACGCCTGCGCGGGGAATATTCGCAACTTACGCCGCAGGAACAGCGGGTAGCCGACTTCATTTTCGATCACTTTGACGACCTGATCAGCTACAACAGCGCCGAGTTGGCACGCCTGAGCGGCGTATCCAAAGCCACCGTCAGCCGCCTGTTCAAACGCCTGGGCTACCCAAGCTACCGTGCAATGCGTGGCGAACTGCGTACCCTGCGCCAGAGCGGTATGCCGCTGACCGATAATCGTGACGCGGTGCAGGGCAACACCCTGCTGGCGCGGCATTACAAGCAGGAAATGGCCAACCTTACCCAGTGGGTGAACCATATTGACGCCGGCCAGTTCAATGCGGTGATCGCCGCCCTGGTGCAGGCTCGGCGTGTGGTACTGATGGGATTTCGCAACAGTTATCCGATCGCTATGCACCTTCGCCAGCAATTGATGCAGGTACGTGAGCAGGTGTTATTGATGCCGCAGCCCGGGCAAACGCTGGCGGAAGAGCTGGTCGATTTGGACCACGGAGACGTGGCCGTAGTTGTGGCTTTTCGCCGTCGGCCGCGTCAGCTGCGAGCCTTGCTGACGCAGTTGCAGATCCAGCAGGTACCGACGCTGCTGGTGTGCGAGCCGCAGGCGCAGTCGCTGATCCCATTGGCGAACTGGCATCTGGCGGCGCCGCTGGATAGCGTTTCCGCCTTTGACAGCTATTCTGCCGCCATGAGCCTGGTCAATCTGCTCAGCAATGCGCTGCTGCATGAGACGCTGGCGCAAGGGCGTCAAAGGATCCATCAGATCGCCGATCTGTATGGCGACCTGGATGAGCTGGAGCAACGTTGA
- a CDS encoding transporter substrate-binding domain-containing protein, with the protein MNFKKIGVAALGAVLLMAQATSVMADQLQEIQQRGVLRVAVPQDFPPFGSVGTDLQPQGYDIDMAQYLADKMKLKLQLVPVTSANRVPYLQTNKVDLVISSLGKNPEREKAIAFSRAYAPFFLGVFGPKDTALSDAAQLEGKTVGVTRGAVEDMVLSDTAPKGAQIKRYEDNNTTLSAYLSGQVQYIATGNLVVSALARQNPTKAPVAKFMLKDSPCFVGLRLGEPALKAKVDELIEQALKDNTLNGLSEKWLKAPLPAHLGA; encoded by the coding sequence ATGAACTTCAAGAAAATCGGGGTAGCGGCGTTAGGGGCGGTGCTGTTGATGGCGCAGGCCACGTCGGTGATGGCGGATCAACTACAAGAAATCCAGCAGCGCGGCGTGTTGCGGGTGGCAGTTCCTCAAGACTTCCCGCCGTTTGGCTCGGTAGGTACCGATCTGCAGCCGCAGGGTTACGACATCGATATGGCGCAGTATCTGGCTGACAAGATGAAACTTAAGTTGCAGCTGGTGCCGGTCACCAGCGCCAATCGTGTCCCTTATCTACAGACCAACAAAGTGGATCTGGTGATTTCCAGCCTGGGCAAAAACCCAGAGCGCGAAAAGGCAATCGCTTTCAGCCGTGCCTATGCGCCGTTCTTCCTGGGGGTGTTTGGCCCTAAAGACACCGCGTTGAGCGATGCCGCTCAATTGGAAGGCAAGACCGTTGGCGTGACGCGCGGGGCGGTGGAGGACATGGTGTTGAGCGACACTGCCCCGAAGGGCGCGCAGATCAAACGCTACGAAGACAACAACACCACGCTGTCGGCCTACCTGTCCGGTCAGGTGCAATACATTGCTACCGGCAATCTGGTGGTGAGCGCTCTGGCGCGACAGAATCCGACTAAAGCGCCGGTGGCCAAGTTCATGTTGAAGGATTCACCGTGCTTCGTCGGCCTGCGCCTGGGCGAGCCGGCGCTGAAAGCCAAAGTGGATGAATTGATTGAACAAGCGCTGAAAGACAACACCCTGAATGGGTTGTCGGAAAAATGGCTGAAAGCGCCGTTGCCCGCCCATCTTGGCGCATAA
- a CDS encoding amino acid ABC transporter permease has translation MTYQLNFPALRPYLPELLAGLLTTIELTALATLIGVALGIFGAAIRSGKANLFSRTWGIYVEVVRNTPFVVQLFFIVFGLPSLGWKLTAGQAALLAMVINLGAYSTEIIRAGIQVTPKGQWEAGRVLGFSRSQTFLRIVLPPSLQRIYPALVSQCIIVMLGSSVVSQVSFEELTFAANLIQSRTFLSFEVYLVTALFYLLLSILMRQLLLAAGRRFLGSQN, from the coding sequence ATGACCTATCAACTAAATTTTCCTGCGCTGCGGCCCTACCTGCCTGAGCTGTTGGCCGGTTTGCTGACCACCATTGAGTTGACGGCACTGGCCACCTTGATCGGCGTTGCGCTGGGGATTTTCGGGGCGGCGATCCGCAGCGGCAAAGCCAACCTGTTTAGCCGTACCTGGGGGATTTATGTCGAGGTGGTGCGTAACACGCCGTTTGTGGTGCAGCTGTTTTTCATCGTCTTTGGTCTGCCGAGCCTGGGGTGGAAGCTGACCGCCGGGCAGGCGGCTCTGCTGGCGATGGTGATTAATCTGGGTGCCTACAGCACCGAAATTATACGCGCCGGTATTCAGGTGACGCCGAAAGGGCAGTGGGAAGCCGGGCGGGTACTGGGTTTTAGCCGCAGTCAGACATTTTTGCGCATTGTATTGCCGCCTTCGCTGCAGCGCATTTACCCGGCGTTGGTCAGTCAGTGCATTATCGTCATGCTGGGCTCATCGGTGGTGTCGCAGGTGTCGTTCGAAGAATTGACCTTTGCCGCCAACCTGATCCAGTCGCGCACCTTCCTCAGTTTTGAGGTGTATTTAGTGACGGCGCTGTTTTACCTGCTGTTATCGATATTGATGCGCCAGCTGTTACTGGCCGCCGGCCGCCGCTTTTTAGGGAGCCAGAACTGA
- a CDS encoding amino acid ABC transporter permease produces MLTFTDWDIVRNLLLAARWTLLLSLTAFFGGTLVTLPLLLLRLSKRRWALRFVRCYAELFQGTPLLMQLFLAFFGLALFGIDVSPWTAAALALTLFTSAFLVDIWSGSIAALPKGQWEASRCLGLNFSQTLVRVVVPQAVHIAIAPTVGFSVQVIKGTALASIIGFVELTKAGTMLNNVTYQPFKVFGLVALGYFLMCYPLSRYSHYLERKFHAAHHN; encoded by the coding sequence ATGCTGACTTTTACCGATTGGGACATTGTACGCAACCTGCTGCTGGCCGCGCGCTGGACGCTGTTGCTGTCGCTGACGGCGTTCTTTGGCGGCACGCTGGTGACGCTGCCGCTGCTATTGCTGCGCCTGAGCAAGCGCCGGTGGGCGCTGCGTTTTGTCCGCTGTTATGCCGAACTGTTTCAAGGCACGCCCCTGCTGATGCAGCTGTTTCTGGCCTTCTTTGGGCTGGCGCTGTTCGGCATTGATGTCAGCCCCTGGACCGCTGCGGCACTGGCGCTGACGTTATTTACCAGCGCTTTTCTGGTGGATATCTGGTCTGGCAGCATCGCTGCCTTGCCCAAAGGCCAATGGGAAGCGTCGCGCTGTCTTGGGCTGAACTTTAGCCAGACCCTGGTACGGGTGGTGGTGCCGCAGGCGGTTCACATTGCCATTGCGCCGACCGTCGGGTTTTCAGTTCAGGTGATCAAGGGCACCGCGTTGGCGTCGATCATTGGTTTTGTCGAGCTGACCAAGGCAGGCACCATGCTAAACAACGTCACTTATCAACCCTTTAAAGTGTTCGGCCTGGTCGCGTTGGGCTATTTCCTGATGTGTTATCCGCTGTCGCGCTACAGCCATTACCTGGAGAGGAAGTTCCATGCCGCTCATCACAATTAA
- a CDS encoding amino acid ABC transporter ATP-binding protein, translating to MPLITINQVQKYYGQNHVLKGVDLDIDMGQVISIIGRSGSGKSTLLRCINGLEGYQEGSIKLGGMTITDRDSQAREISRSIGMVFQNFNLFPHMTALENVMLAPRRVLKKSPAECRELAEEMLNKVGLGERMHYSPANLSGGQQQRVAIARALAMNPKVLLCDEITSALDPELVGEVLKVLEQLAKEGMTLILVTHEMNFAREVGDRVVFMHQGKVWEQGDSRTLFANPQTQELKQFIASVRGLSEA from the coding sequence ATGCCGCTCATCACAATTAATCAGGTTCAGAAATATTACGGTCAGAACCACGTGCTGAAGGGCGTGGATCTGGATATCGATATGGGCCAGGTGATTTCGATTATTGGCCGTAGCGGATCGGGCAAGAGCACCCTGTTGCGCTGTATCAACGGGCTCGAAGGTTACCAGGAAGGCAGCATCAAACTGGGCGGCATGACCATCACCGACCGTGATTCGCAGGCGCGTGAGATCAGTCGCTCCATTGGCATGGTGTTCCAGAACTTCAATCTCTTTCCCCATATGACCGCGTTGGAAAACGTGATGTTGGCACCGCGTCGGGTATTGAAGAAAAGCCCGGCGGAATGCCGCGAACTGGCGGAAGAGATGTTGAACAAGGTTGGGCTGGGTGAGCGGATGCATTATTCCCCGGCTAACCTTTCCGGAGGGCAGCAGCAACGGGTGGCGATTGCCCGGGCGCTGGCGATGAACCCGAAGGTGTTGCTGTGCGACGAGATCACCTCGGCGCTGGATCCTGAGCTGGTGGGCGAGGTGCTGAAAGTCCTGGAGCAGTTGGCCAAAGAGGGTATGACGCTGATTCTGGTGACCCATGAAATGAACTTTGCCCGTGAGGTCGGTGACCGGGTGGTGTTTATGCACCAGGGCAAAGTGTGGGAGCAAGGCGACAGCCGCACGCTGTTCGCTAACCCGCAAACGCAGGAATTGAAACAGTTTATTGCTTCAGTTCGCGGCCTGTCTGAGGCGTGA
- a CDS encoding pyridoxal-phosphate-dependent aminotransferase family protein, translating into MLDITQFDQINPPARLLMGPGPINADPRVLRAMSSQLIGQYDPAMTGYMNQVMELYRALFRTENRWTMLIDGTSRSGIEAMLVSAIRPGDKVLVPVFGRFGHLLCEIARRCRAEVHTIEAPWGEVFRADQIEDAIKKVRPRLLLTVQGDTSTTMLQPLDQLGDICRRHGVLFYTDATASFAGNPLETDAWGLDAVSAGLQKCLGGPSGSSPVTLSPQFEEIVRRRKCVEQGIRTADHADGDDEMIYSNYFDLGMIMDYWGPERLNHHTEATSMLFAARECARVILEEGLDNTIARHNLHGAAMLAGIQGMGLEVFGDLENRMNNVLGVVIPPQVHGEQVRQMMLNDFAIEIGTSFGPLQGKIWRIGTMGYNARKDCVLQTLTALEAVLNRLGFASKQGEALQAAWNTYDDGSR; encoded by the coding sequence ATGTTAGATATTACCCAGTTCGATCAGATTAACCCACCAGCCCGTCTGCTGATGGGGCCAGGGCCGATCAACGCCGATCCGCGCGTGTTGCGTGCCATGTCTAGCCAGTTGATTGGGCAGTATGATCCGGCGATGACCGGCTACATGAATCAGGTTATGGAGCTGTATCGCGCGCTGTTTCGTACCGAAAACCGCTGGACGATGCTGATCGACGGCACCTCCCGTTCGGGCATCGAAGCGATGCTGGTCTCCGCCATCCGCCCCGGCGACAAAGTGCTGGTGCCGGTGTTTGGCCGCTTTGGCCATTTGCTGTGTGAAATTGCCCGCCGCTGTCGTGCCGAAGTGCACACCATCGAGGCACCGTGGGGGGAAGTGTTCAGGGCCGATCAGATTGAAGATGCGATCAAGAAGGTACGTCCGCGTCTGCTGTTGACGGTGCAGGGAGACACTTCAACCACCATGCTGCAGCCGCTGGATCAACTGGGGGATATCTGCCGCCGCCACGGCGTATTGTTCTATACCGATGCGACCGCATCCTTCGCCGGTAACCCGCTGGAAACCGATGCCTGGGGGCTGGACGCGGTATCCGCAGGCCTGCAGAAATGCCTGGGTGGCCCGTCTGGCAGTTCACCTGTCACCCTAAGCCCGCAGTTCGAAGAGATTGTGCGCCGCCGCAAGTGCGTGGAGCAGGGGATCCGTACTGCCGATCATGCCGACGGTGACGATGAGATGATCTACTCCAACTATTTTGATCTCGGCATGATCATGGATTACTGGGGCCCCGAGCGTCTGAATCACCATACCGAAGCCACCAGCATGTTGTTCGCCGCGCGCGAATGCGCACGGGTGATCCTGGAAGAGGGGCTGGACAACACAATAGCTCGCCACAATCTGCATGGTGCGGCGATGCTGGCCGGCATTCAGGGCATGGGGCTTGAGGTGTTCGGCGATCTCGAAAACCGCATGAACAACGTGTTGGGGGTGGTGATCCCGCCGCAGGTGCATGGCGAACAGGTTCGTCAGATGATGCTCAACGATTTCGCCATTGAGATCGGCACTTCGTTCGGTCCGTTGCAGGGCAAGATTTGGCGCATCGGCACCATGGGTTACAACGCGCGTAAAGACTGTGTGCTGCAAACCCTGACCGCGCTGGAAGCGGTGCTGAACCGTCTGGGCTTCGCCAGCAAGCAGGGGGAAGCGCTGCAGGCAGCCTGGAACACCTACGACGATGGGAGCCGGTGA